CGCCTGCACGCGCGAGCGCGTCGTGACCTGGACCTGTTCGCCCTTCGGGTTCGTCAGGGCGATCTCGGTGTCGACGACCGCCAGGTTGAATGGCGTGGGCTCCCACCAGGCGCGACCGATCGGCTGGACGACGAGCGACTCCTGGACCCAACGGCCCGCGAGCGCCCCGACGGTCGTCGGCAGGTTCCACACCCCGAGCAGCGACTCGGCGCGAGCGAGAGGACGCGGGTCGACGTCAAGCACCAGGTCGTCGCCGGCGCGATGCAACAGCGCCCAGCGGTAGCCCGGCTGACCGTTGGCGACCGAGAGCGCCAGGTCGCGCCCGGGGTTGCCGTCGAGGCGGTTCTCGAGCGCCCGGGTGAGCCAGCCCGGCAGGGCGTCCGTTGCGGCGATCCCCGGGGAATCCGCTGGCGGCGCGGGGGTCGCGGTCGCTCCCGGCGCCGGTGCCGCCGCGGGGATCAGGTCGATGCCCCAGATCGCCGCCGCCTCGAGCGTGAGCTCGAAGGTCGCCGGCACCTGCGTCGCCTCGAGCCCCACCGAGAGGCCGGCGGCCTTCAGGTTGTGGCGGGCGAGCGGCAACGAGAAACGGTCGTCGATGGTGTAGCGGAAGACCGCCTTGCCGCCGATCAACAGGCCACAGACGCGCCCGTCGGCCACGAGCGCCCGGACGTTGCCGGGCTCGAGCGGACGGATCTCCCCACGCCCCACCGCGAGTGAGGTGAGCGGCCCGACTCGCGGACCGAGCCTCGCCCCGTCGAAGGTCGCGGCAAGCCGGGCGAGGTCGGCCGGCGCCTCCTCGGCGCACGCCGACCCACCGCCGGCGACAGGGACCGCGAGAAGCAGGGCGAACGCGACGACGGCGAGGGAGCGGGTCGGCATGTCGACCTCCGCACGAAGCACAGGGTTCGTGCTCAAGGGTACGACCAACTGCAGTACGCCCTGCCACCCGCGCGGGTAGCTCGCCCGAGAGTTCCGTGACGGAGAACGGAGGGAGCGGCGGCCAGCCGGCGCAGACCAAGCGGCTGCGCCCGGGGAGCTTGGCCTCGTCGAGCGCCGCGTCGGCGGCGGAGAGCCAGCGGTCGACCGTGGGATGGGAACGGGCGTCGAGCACCAGGAGCCTCGCCGGTGTCCCGTCGGCAAGCTGCGCCGCGTGCCGTTCACTCGACCTTCGCCGCGCCCCCGACGCGCGAGGTTCCGAGCCGATGCGCGGGCAGGAGCGGGTCGCTGCCGCCCGCTGTCTTCTCACGCCGTTGCGGTGGAGGCGGCCCTGGCGATCGAGAGGCACCGTCGTCGGACGCCTCGGTCGAGGGGAATCAGGGCGCCATGCAGCTTCGCGTCTGTCACTTGGCGACCTGGAGAACCCCGGCGGTCGTGTCGTCGTAGGCGATCACCGGCCGCCCGTCGTCGCCGATCGCCAGCGACGTCCAGGCTCCGACGTCGCTGCCGGCGTCGACGGTCGTGATCGTGGCGCCTCCCGGCGAGCAGCTGGCGTTCCCGCACTCGACCACCTAGAGCGCGGTCGCTCTCTGATCCTGGTAGCTGATGACCGGCAATGGGTCAGCGCCGATCGCGATCGACGACCCGAGTCCGACGCTGCTGGCCGGCGCATCGACCATGTCGAAACGGGGCGTCGTCGAGCAGGACGCATCGCCGCACCGGGTGACGGCGAGCCGCTATCCCGCCCCGCCGTTCACGGCATGACTGATCACCGGCACTCGGTCGCCGCCGATGGCGATCGACGTGTCGGTGCCCGCCGTCCAGCCGGTGTCGTAGAGGGTGGAGATCGTCGGCGGACCGTTGAGCGCCGAGCAGACGACCGTGCCGTCGGCGTCGATCGCCTGCAAGGTCTCGCCCCCGGCACAGGCGCCGGAACACGCATCTGGAAGCTCTGCGAGGGCAGGCCGTCGAGCAGATCGGCATTGAGCCCCGACGCCGGGCCGTCGTTGCCGAGGACGATCGTCATGACTTCGCTGTCGCGCGTGAGTGCGCTGTCGACCCGGGCGTCGGCCACCGTGCCGGAGGTGATGCCTCGCCGGCGTGTACGTGAGCCAAGGGGCTGAAGCTGGCAGCGTGGGAGCTATCGAGGCTGTCGGCGTCGACGCCCGATCCGCTCCCGCCCGTCGACTGGCTCTGCCAACGCCGCAGCAGGTCGATCGCCGCTGCCACCTCGTCGGCGGTCGGAATGGCGCGAATCGTGAACCGCTTGGGCGCCGACCAGCCGGTCTCGCTCCCCATCCCGCGACCGGAGGCATCGAGCGCTCGCACCGTCCAGGCGAAGCTCCCGCCCGGCTTCAGACACTCGGCGAGGCTCGGCGTCCACGAGGAGGCCGACCCTTCCACCGGATGGCGCAGGACGACGACCGGCTCGCCCTTCGTCGTGAGGTCGAGCACCGCGAGCTCGTGGCCGGCGGCACCGGCCACCGCGCTCCAACTGAAGGTCGGGCACGCGCTGCCGATCTCGCTCGGCCGCTCGGTCGCCCCCGGTGACACCGCGGTGGCGAGATCGCTCGCCGTGACCGAGGCCGGGATGACGAAAGCGACCGAAGCGAGCGCCATCGCGAGATGAGCACGGAACCGCGAACGGGCGTGATGTGTGGGTGACCTCCGAGCTCGAGACCGGGCAAGGCCTCGACGGGGCAACCGCCCCGCCAAGTCCAGGGAGAATTCCTGAAGGGTCGACATCGCCGGGAACTGTCCCCTACGGCCGCCTCGCCGACCAGGGCAGGAGGTCACCGCTCTCGAAGCCGTCGGCGAAGAAGCCGCAGGCGGCCGTCGGCGTCGGACGGCCGACGACCACGAGGTCGACGCCGCTCGCCTTCGCCCCGCCGCGCACGTCGAAGCCGCTCGCATAGCAGGTCGCCGAGCTCGCCGTGCCGGCGTCGACGCGCAGGGCGTTGAGCACCGCGTCGGTGGCCGATCCGCTGACGCTCACCGCGCCGGCGATCGTCGTGCTCGCCGAGCCCGCGCCGCTGATCGTCACGTCGCGGGCGATCGTCAGATTCGTCGTGTAGGTGCCGGCCGCCACCTGGATCGGGTCGCAGGTCCCGTCGGCGAGGGCCGCGGAGATCGTCGGGTAGACCGTCGGCACGCTGCAGACGGCGGCGCCAGCCGCACCGGGAAGACCGAGGGTGGTTGCCAACAGGAGTCCGACCCACCGTCCTGCGGCAACCGGCGAGAAAGCGAATGGGCGCATGGCTCGTCCCTCCTCTCGCATCCATCCTCACGGTGCCAGACAGCTTCGCGAGTGGCACTTGAGCACGCGGACCTCGTCGTAGGTGTCGTCGATCAGCGAGATCACCGGGTAGCCGTCGGCACCGATGGCGATGGCGTTGTACTTGCCGACGTCCGTCCCGGTCGGATTCAAGGCCGTGACGATCGACTCGTCGTCGCCGGTGCAGGCGATGTCGTTGCAGCGAACCACCTTGAGGGAGGTGATGGTGGCGTCGTAGTAGCTGATGACCGGCAACCCGTCGTCGCCGAAGGCAAGCGCGCTGTACTCGCCGACGTCCGCGCTGTTGTCCACCATCGTGATCACCTTGTTCGTTCCGATGCAACCGAAGTCGGTGCACTTGGCGACCTTGAGGGCGCTATTGGTCGCGTCGTAGTAGGAGATCACCGGCTTGCCGTCGATCGGACTGATGCCCAGCGAGGTGTAGTGCCCGACGCTCCCGCCATCCGGGGCGTCGACGAGGGTCGAGGGCTCGCCGCCGCCGGAGCACGCCGCGTCGTTGCAGCTCATCAGCTTGAGCCCTCCTTCGGTCTCGTCGAAGTAGCTGATGTACGGATTCCCCGTCCAGGCGATCGCGATCGAGCAGAACTGCCCGACCGCATCGACCGGATCGTCGACCGTGGTGATCGTCTCGTTGTTGCCGGCGCACGCCACGTCGTTGCACTTGGCGACCTTGAGAGCGGCGGCGGTCTCGTCGAAGTAGCAGATCACCGGGAAGCCGTCGGTGCCGATCGCGATGTCCGTGCCCTTGCCGACCACGTTGGCCGGATTGTCGACCGTGGTCGTCGTTTCGTCGCCACCGCTGCATGCGGCGTCGTTGCACTTCGCCACCTTCAACGAGCTGGAGGCCTCGTCGAAGTAGCTGATGACCGGAAAGCCGTCGGCGCCGATGGCAATCGCCGAGAACTTCCCGACTCCGGTGGCCGGGTCGTCGACCCACGAGATGGTCTCGCCGAGCCCGTCGCAAGCGGCATCGTTGCACTTGAGGACGGCGAGGGCCCCGCGGGACATGTTGTAGAAGCTGACGACGGGCAGGCCATCGGCGCCGACGGCGATCGACGTGTGGTAGGCGAACGTCTCGGCGATCGAGCTGGTGACCGTGGTCGCGGTCGGCGGTCCGCCGAGCACCGCGCAGACGACGCTGCCGTCGACGTTGATCCCCTGGAGCGTTTCGCCGGCGGCGCAAACGCCGGTCACGCGGCGCTGGAAGTTCTGCCCGTGCAGGCCATCGAGCAGGTCGGCGTTGAGCGTGGAGCCCGGCCCGTCGTCGTAGAGGACGATCGTCATCACTTCGTCGTCGCGGGTGAGCGTCGAGGCGACACGCGCATCGGCCACCGTGCCGGAGGCGATCTCCTCGCCGGCGTGGAGATGCCCGGCGAGGCTGACAGCCGCTCCGTCGACTTGCAACGCCATCGCACCCGCACCGGAGTTCTCGATGTTGAACGTCTGCGAGCTCGCCGACGGGCGGTCGATGCCGCTCTGCGTGACGATCGTGTCGACTTGCCCCTGCGCCGCGCCCTCGAGGACGAGATCGGGACCGCCCGCGAGGTTCGCCCCGACGAGTCCTGCACCGGACGCCGAAGCGGTCTGTCCCCAGATGCCGTGCTGGAAACCCGACACCGCCGGGTTCTCGCCGACGATCGCCGACTGGCCTGCCGTGCTCGCACGGTCCGCGAGTCGGCTCGACGAGGCTGTAGCGGTCGCGCTCGCCGAGCTCGCCGAGGGCATTGCGCTCTCACCGCCCTCCTGCCAGCGCCGCAGCACCTCCATCGCCGCGTCGACCTCCGAGGCGCTCGGCAGCGCCGGCACCGTGAAGCGACGGACGGCCGCCCAGCCGTTCTCGCCGTCGACGGCGCGACCGGTGGCGTCGAGCGAGCGCAGCGTCCAGCCGTAGCTCCCACCGGGGCGCAGGCAGTCGACGCGATCCGGCGTCCACGACGAGCTCTTGCCGGAGAGCTCACGCCGCAGCACGACGGTCGGCGAGTCCGGCACCGCCAGATCGAGCACCACGAGCTCGAGACGGGCGGCGCCGCTCGCGACGCCCCAGCTGAAGGTCGGACAGAGCGAGGCGACCTCCGCCGCGCGAGCGAGCCCGCCGGGGGAAGAGGTTTCGGGGACTTCGGCCTCCGCGGGCGTGGGGCCCCAGGCCAGGAGCAGAAGGAGCGCAAGAGGCCGCAAGATCGAGCGCAACGAACGAGCGGGCATGGAGGGGTCCTTTCTCTGTCGAGGGCGCCCGGGATCACGGGCGATGACGCGAGACTAGAGACCCACCCACATCCACGACAGAGCATGATCGTGCTCCCCTCCCTCGGCAGCGGGCATGCCATCATCCGCCCATGGCGAACGAATCCCCCCTCCGGGCCGGCGCCGTCGTCGTCGCGGGCGAGGCCGCTGCCGCATCGACGATCGCCGTCGCGCTGGTCGAGGACGACACGCCGCTGCGCGAGGGGCTGCGGCGGATCCTCGAGTCCACGCCGGGGTTCGCGCTTGCCGGGGCGTTCGGGTCGGTCGAGGAGGCACTGCGCCGCCCGGTCGAAACTCGGCCGCAGGTGCTGTTGCTCGACATCGGCCTGCCGGGGATGTCGGGCATCGAGGGGATCGCACCGCTGCGCCGTCGCTTCGGCGATCCGGCGGTGCTCATGTTCACCGTCTTCATGGACGAAGAGCGGATCTTCCGCGCCCTCTGCCACGGCGCGTGCGGCTACCTGCTGAAGAAGACACCGCCGCCCCGCCTGCTCGAGCTGGTGCGCGAGGCGCACGCCGGCGGCGCGCCGATGTCGCCGGAGATCGCCGCGCGCGTGGTGAAGATGTTCACCCGCTTCGCGCCGCTGCCCGGCACCGAGATGTCGCTCACCCCGACCGAGCAGAAGCTGCTCGCCCTGCTCGCCAAGGGCTGCACCTACGCCCAGGCCGGCGAGAGCCTCGGCATCACCTCGAACACGGTGCGCAACCACATCCGCGCCATCTACGAGAAGCTCGAGGTGCACTCGATGTCGGCGGCGGTCTCCAAGGCGCTGCGCGCCGGCCTGATCTGACGCTCAAGGCGTAGCGAGAGGGACTGCGAGCCGGACCGTCGTGCCGGCGCCGGGGCGCGACTCGACGCGGATCGTGCCGCCGAGCTGCTCGGCTCGCCGCTCGAGGCTGGCGAGGCCGTGCCCGCCGCCCTCCTGCGCGACGAGCTCCGGGTCGAAGCCGCAGCCGTCGTCGATCACCTCGGCGAAGAGCTGCCGCCCCTCGAGCCGCACGCTGAGCGCAAGGTGCGTCGGGCGGCCGTGACGCACGGCGTTGTGCACGGCCTCCTTGAGAATCAGGTAGAGGTGGCGGCGACGTTCGTCCTTGAGCACGATGCCCGCGCCGGCCTCGGGGGCACAGAAGCGGAAGTCGACGCCGGCCCCTTCGCAGATCTCGCCGCCCAGCCGGCGGAGACGGCCGAGCAGGGACGGCAGGTCGTCCTTGGCCGGGTCCAGCGCCCAAGCAACGTCGCTCGTCGCGTCGACGAGCTCGCGCGCGCTCGCGGCGATCTCCTCGAGGGCGGTGTCGGCCGCGCTCCCCGGCGAGAGCTCGGGGCGCGTCATCTCGGCGAGCATCGCGACCCGCGAAAGCGACAGCCCGAGGTCGTCGTGCAGATCGGCCGCGATGCGTGCGCGCACCGCCTGCACCTCGCGCAGCCTGGCGAGCCGCTGGCGCACGGCTCCCAAGACGAGACCGCCGACGACGAGGAGCAACGCGACCTGGAACCAGAGCCGCCGCCAGAACGGCGGCTCGACGGTGAACCCGAGCGTTGCGGGCTCGCCGCTGCGGCCGTCAGCGAGCATCGCGCGCGCCTCGATCGCGTAGGCGCCGGGCGCCAACCCGGCGAGATGCACGCGCCGTTCTCCCGCGGCGAGCGAGATCCAAGAGCCCTCGTTCAACCGGTACTGGTAGGTGAGACGGTGGCCGGGCCGCAAGTCGACGGCGGCGAAGGACACTTCGACATGCCGGTCGCTCGCCGAGAGCTCGAGATCGGACAGCTGCGCGAGACCGCGCTCCGGCAGCGGCCGGCGCCGTCCGGCAACCCAGAGCTCGAAGAGTCGCATCGGCGGCGCGCTCGTCGGCATTTCGGGTCGGGGGCGCAACCGCGAAACGCCTCCGGCCGTGGCGATCCAGAGATCGCCCGCGCCGTCGACGGTCATCGAGACGACCCCTTCGTTGGCGAGACCGGAGGCGCGATCGAAGTGGCGCACGCGGCCGCTCTCGGGGTCGAGGCGGTCCACTCCGCGCCGCGAGCCGATGTAGACCTGTCCGAAGCGGTCCGAGGCAAGAGCGACGATCTCGTCGCTCGCCAGACCCTCCGCGGTCCCGTAGCGTTTCCAGACCGGAGGATCGCGGTCCGGCGCCTCGAGCCGCGCCAGCCCCCGCCCGAGGACGCCCGCCCAGAGCCCGCCTCGGCGGTCGACCAGGAGGGAGCTGACGAAGCCGGCGGGCAGGCCGTCGGCCGACGGAGCGAAGTAGCGGAAGCGTCCGTCGCGGTAGCGCGCCACTCCGCCCTGCGAGCCGTCGCGGACGCTGAAGAAGCCCATCCACACCGAACCGTCGCGGCCGTCGGCGAAGGCGGTCGCCGTGTCGTAGGGCAGGCCTTCCTGGGCCTCGAAGCTCGTCCAGCGTTCCCGTTGCCGATCGAAGCGCGCGAGGCGGCTCCGCCTCGGCGAGAACATGCTCACCCAGATGTCGGAGCGCGCATCCTCGAAGAGCCGAAAGGCAGCGTCGTACCCCAGCCCGTCGGCCATCGTGTAACGGGCCCGCGGCGGGGTCCGGGGCAGATCCTCGAGGCGACGTACCCGCGGGTAGCGCAGCACGCCGTTGAAGGTCGGCACCCACCACTCGCCGAAGCGATCGACCAGCGTGACCTGGTTCTCCCCCCAGCCGCAGCTCTCGACCGCCTTCGGCATCGACAGCCGTGAGGACTCGAAGCGATCGCCCGAGAGCCGGTGAACCGCTTCGCAGGCCGGGAAACTGACCGCGACGATCCCGCCGTGATGATCGGTCACCACCGACCCGACCTTGACGCTGGCGAGCCCCTCGTCGGGTCCCCAGCGCACCATGCCGGCGCGGTCGAGTCTCACCAGCCCGGCGCTCTCCGTGCCGATCCACAGGCTCTCGTCCCGGTCCTCCAGCAGGACCGACACGGTATGACCGGGAATCCCGTGACGGTGGTCGAGCTCGCGCAGCGTCGTCGACTCGGCGACGTGCAGCTTGTCGCCGGCGATCAAGAGCGAGCCGTCGCGCGCCGCGAGGATGGCGTAGATCCGCTCCGGTCCGAGACGTCCGAGCGACTCGAAGGCGACCGCCTCGCCCGGCCTCGCCGGACGGCTCGCCGCACTCCAGTCCTGTGCCGGACGGAGGATCCGCTTCAGCGGGTATCCGATCGCACTCGCCGATGCGATCTCCTCCGGCAGAAAGGCGATGATCCGCTCCCCGGTGAGCCAGAGCCTCCCGGTCCGATCGCGTTCGAGCACTCCCGCGTTGGGATCCATCGCGCCACGCGGCACGTCGTAGAAACCGACGCGTCCGTCCGGCAGGCGCCGCACGAGACCGTGGCTCGCACGGATCCAGAGCGAACCGTCCGCACCGTCCGCGAGGGCCGCGAGCGCCATCGGTCCTTCCTGCGGCCAGACGATCGCGAGCGGAACCTGCTCGAAGCGATCGAGCGCGGGGAGATAGCGATAGAGCGACTTGCCCGCGGTCAGCCACAGCTCGCCGCGCGCGTCCTCCAGCAGGTCGAAGACCGCGGGACGAACCTCGTCGCCGACCAGCTCGCAACGGCGGAAGAGCTGCCCGTCCGGCTCGCGCCGTTCGAGCATCCGGACGACCGCATCGCCCGAGAGCACCCAGAGCGTGCCGTGGCGGTCCTCCACCACCTTGCCGATCCAGCCCGCGCCGAGACCGTCCGCGGTGCCGTAGTTGGTGAACGCCTGCCCGTCGAAACGCGAGAGGCCCGAGCTCGTGCCGACCCAGAGCAGGCCGGTTCGATCCTGCAGGAGCGCCGTCACCGTGTCGCCCGCCAGACCCTCCGCCGTCGTGAAGACGGTGACCGGCAACCGTTCGGCCAGCAGCGATGCCGAGCCGACTCCGGCCAGCAGGAGAGCGACGGCCAGCAGCCCGATCGCGCGGCGCATCGGGGACATTGTCGCAGCAAATGCGGGCGACGCCCACTCGCCGCCCGCCGACGGCGTTGCCACCCCGCCCCTCGCCCGCGCACCCGCTCGCCGCGCGGCTCGCGCGGGAATCCGTGAGGCTGCAAGGACGAAGACTTTCGCCGAAACGCGGCTACGATTCGCCAAGCGAGCCCTCCCGAACGGAGCCGAACGTGATCGTCACCGACCTTCCAACCCCCAGCATCCTGCTCGACGAACCGACGCTCGAGCGCAATCTCGCTCGCATGCGAGAGCGCCTCGCCCGGCTCGGCGTGGGGCTGCGCCCGCACGTCAAGACCGCCAAGTGCCGCGAGGTGATCGCGAAAGTGGGTCGTCCGGGCGAGATCGGGCTCACCGTGTCGACACTCGCCGAGGCAGAGCAGTTCCTCGCGGCTGGCTACACCGATCTCGTCTACGCGGTGGGCATCGCCCCGGGCAAGCTCGCGGAGGTCGCCGCGCTGCGCCGGCGCGGAGCCGACCTCGCGGTGCTGCTCGATTCGATGGACGCCGCTCGCGCGGTGGCCGACCGCGGAGCGAACGAATCGACGCCGGTGCCGGCCCTCGTCGAAATCGACTGCGACGGCCAACGTGCGGGGATCGTCCCCGACGACCCGGAGCTACTCGCCATCGGCCGCGCGCTGCACGACTCGCCCGGTGCCGCGCTGCGCGGCGTGCTCACGCACGGCGGCGGCTCGTACGGCTGTCGCAGTGTGGCGGCGATCCGCGAGATGGCCACGCGCGAGCGAGGCGCCGTCGTCGCCGCCCGCGACCGGCTCGCCGACGCGGGGCTCCCCTGCCCCGTCGTCAGCGTCGGCTCGACGCCGACCGCCACCTTCGGCGAGTCGTTCGCCGGCGTCACCGAAGTGCGCGCCGGGGTCTACATGTTCCAGGACCTGGTGATGGCCGGCCTCGGCGTCTGCACGCTCGACGACATCGCCCTCTCGGTGCTGGTCGCCGTCATCGGACATCAACCGGAGCGCGGCTGGCTGGTCACCGACGGCGGATTCACCGCCCTCTCGCGTGATCGCGGCACGGCCTCGCACGCGGTCGATCAGGGTCTGGGGGTGGTCTGCGATCTCGACGGCCGGCCGTTCCCCGACCTCGACCTGCTCGTCGTCGCCACCAGTCAGGAACACGGAATCGTCGCGCGGCGAGATCGCCAGCCGTTCGATCTCTCCCGCTTCCCCCTCGGCACGCGCCTGCGCGTTCTACCCAACCACGCCTGCGCCACCGCGGCGCAACACAGCTACTATCACGTGGTGGACGGCGGCCGCGAGGTGGTCGAACGTTGGGAGCGCTTCGGCGGCTGGTGAGGCCCGCGCCTCCCGTCTCGGAGGGCCTGGCAGCGGGTCGGCGCCAGCTCTTGGAAACGCTACAATTCGCTCCAAGGAGCGGAAGCACGATGACTACGGACCCAGTCAGCCCTCTCCTGATCGATCGGGAGCGGCTTGCGGAGCTTTGTCGCCGCTGGAAGATCCGTGAGTTGGCGCTCTTCGGATCGGTGCTGCGCGACGACTTCGGACCGGAAAGCGACGTCGACGTCTTGATCGAATACGAGCCCGGCACCACTCTCGGCTTCCGCGTCTTCGACCTCGAGCGTGAGCTTTCGGCGCTCTTCGGCGGTCGCCGGGTCGACGTCGTTCCACGGAAGTACCTCAACCGCCGGCTGCGCGACCGCGTCCTCGCCGAAGCCAAGGTGCAGTATGCAGCATGACGACCTCGTCTACCTCGGGCACATGCTCGACCTCTGCGACCGCATCGCGGGGCGCTGCGCCGGTCTCGACCGGGAGAGCTACGATGCCGACGAAAACCTGCGACTCGCCCTGACCCATCTCATTCAGACGCTGGGCGAGGCTGCACGAAAGGTGTCTCGGCACACGCAGGACACCCATCCCGAGATCCCCTGGGCCGAGATCGTCGGCATGCGTCACAAGATCGTGCACGACTATCTCGACGTGGACCTCGACCTCGTCTGGGACGTGGCGAGCACCGAGATTCCCTTGCTGCACGGTCTGCTGGAGAGTGTCCTGCCACCCGAGGAGCTCCCGCCGGAAAGCAGCCGCTGACTGCCCGGGCCACCTGCTCCGCAATCAGCGCGGCAGCCCACCTCAACAGACGAACCCGTCGGGAGTCCGCGGAACATTGCCGCCCGGAAGGGCCCAGTGAGTCTCTCCCCTCGCGGAGTCGCCCGGCGCTACCGCAGCCGGCGCGGTCGCTTCGAGCGGGCCGGCCCACCTTGGTCGCCGACGGGGCGGAGCGGGTCGGTCCACGACAGGCCGGGGAATCGGGCGAAATCGGCGTCGGTGGAATAGAGCGTCGCGCCGTGCTCGATGGCGATCGCGGCCAGATGGGC
This genomic window from Holophagales bacterium contains:
- a CDS encoding response regulator transcription factor, with protein sequence MANESPLRAGAVVVAGEAAAASTIAVALVEDDTPLREGLRRILESTPGFALAGAFGSVEEALRRPVETRPQVLLLDIGLPGMSGIEGIAPLRRRFGDPAVLMFTVFMDEERIFRALCHGACGYLLKKTPPPRLLELVREAHAGGAPMSPEIAARVVKMFTRFAPLPGTEMSLTPTEQKLLALLAKGCTYAQAGESLGITSNTVRNHIRAIYEKLEVHSMSAAVSKALRAGLI
- a CDS encoding alanine racemase, whose translation is MRATPTRRPPTALPPRPSPAHPLAARLARESVRLQGRRLSPKRGYDSPSEPSRTEPNVIVTDLPTPSILLDEPTLERNLARMRERLARLGVGLRPHVKTAKCREVIAKVGRPGEIGLTVSTLAEAEQFLAAGYTDLVYAVGIAPGKLAEVAALRRRGADLAVLLDSMDAARAVADRGANESTPVPALVEIDCDGQRAGIVPDDPELLAIGRALHDSPGAALRGVLTHGGGSYGCRSVAAIREMATRERGAVVAARDRLADAGLPCPVVSVGSTPTATFGESFAGVTEVRAGVYMFQDLVMAGLGVCTLDDIALSVLVAVIGHQPERGWLVTDGGFTALSRDRGTASHAVDQGLGVVCDLDGRPFPDLDLLVVATSQEHGIVARRDRQPFDLSRFPLGTRLRVLPNHACATAAQHSYYHVVDGGREVVERWERFGGW
- a CDS encoding nucleotidyltransferase family protein, which gives rise to MTTDPVSPLLIDRERLAELCRRWKIRELALFGSVLRDDFGPESDVDVLIEYEPGTTLGFRVFDLERELSALFGGRRVDVVPRKYLNRRLRDRVLAEAKVQYAA
- a CDS encoding DUF86 domain-containing protein, with the protein product MQHDDLVYLGHMLDLCDRIAGRCAGLDRESYDADENLRLALTHLIQTLGEAARKVSRHTQDTHPEIPWAEIVGMRHKIVHDYLDVDLDLVWDVASTEIPLLHGLLESVLPPEELPPESSR